From Balneolaceae bacterium, a single genomic window includes:
- a CDS encoding aldo/keto reductase, which translates to MTQTESNRINLHHNGPEFSKLAAGFWRLNEWNISTTELIDFIETCLEVGITTMDHADIYGDYQNEGIFGKALKERPDLREEIEIVSKCGICLPVESRPQYKLQHYNTTAEHIRTSVENSLQQLNTEYLDLILIHRPDPLMDASEMADIFMKLLDEEKIKYVGVSNFTTSQFKLLQSKLDIPLVTNQVECSLLHLDAIYDGTFDQCQELNISPMLWSPFAGGKLFTDNTKRIKRIKKTGDKLCKKYNIEFDQLALAWYLRLPGNPLVVLGTGKKKRIKKASKALNIKLERQDWFRMLEASQGEPVP; encoded by the coding sequence ATGACACAAACAGAATCAAACCGAATAAATCTACACCATAACGGACCTGAATTTTCTAAACTTGCAGCCGGATTTTGGCGACTGAACGAGTGGAACATCTCCACTACCGAGCTGATCGATTTTATTGAAACTTGCCTGGAAGTTGGCATTACTACTATGGACCATGCTGATATTTATGGGGACTATCAAAATGAAGGTATTTTTGGCAAAGCGTTGAAAGAACGGCCCGATCTGCGGGAAGAGATAGAGATTGTATCGAAGTGTGGAATTTGCCTGCCGGTTGAAAGTCGGCCACAATATAAACTTCAGCACTATAACACAACAGCAGAACATATTCGAACCTCTGTTGAAAATTCCCTTCAACAATTGAATACAGAATACCTGGATTTGATACTCATCCACCGCCCGGATCCTTTGATGGACGCTTCAGAAATGGCAGATATTTTCATGAAGCTGCTTGACGAGGAAAAAATTAAATATGTGGGTGTTTCAAACTTCACAACATCGCAGTTTAAACTTCTTCAAAGTAAGTTAGATATTCCTCTCGTCACCAATCAGGTTGAATGTTCACTGCTTCATCTTGATGCTATTTACGACGGCACGTTCGATCAATGCCAGGAACTCAATATCTCTCCTATGCTTTGGTCGCCATTTGCAGGCGGGAAGCTCTTCACGGATAACACTAAACGGATCAAAAGAATTAAAAAAACCGGGGATAAACTTTGCAAAAAGTACAACATCGAATTCGATCAGCTTGCATTAGCCTGGTATCTGCGGCTCCCCGGTAATCCACTTGTTGTTCTTGGAACCGGCAAGAAAAAGCGCATCAAAAAAGCCTCAAAAGCCTTAAACATAAAACTCGAGCGCCAGGATTGGTTCCGAATGCTTGAAGCATCACAGGGAGAACCGGTGCCTTAA
- a CDS encoding serine hydrolase, whose amino-acid sequence MRLRFLLYTTFLFGLILLPGCDSSSTSSEVEDSIIPTENLEAARTYAMENENGDPKGQALVIWHNGNILLEEYRSNFDGQQLHPLFSGSKSFAGMLAAIGVENELFTFETTLGELIPDWDPDSERGNITIRQLLNLTSGIETPSAGTVQTAEEWLGADMEFERGSTFTYGPTPFYIFSWIFIEVLGIDPIEYLDKNVFTPLGLVRGNWNNMDFFYPNLAYGARYPALDWLQIGIMLMNGGTLNGTKIISEDLLNELLTPSDAEPGYGITFWLNTPVGQQKRSVNNIPEHAKNQNTDKMISDLMPDDLFMMSGFLGQKLYVIPSLNLVIVRFGLIGVFTDEEFFSRLMEGVDQTSLE is encoded by the coding sequence ATGAGACTCCGCTTCTTACTTTACACAACTTTTCTTTTTGGGCTTATCCTGCTGCCGGGGTGCGACTCATCTTCCACCAGTTCTGAAGTTGAGGATAGTATTATACCAACCGAAAACCTCGAAGCCGCCCGCACCTACGCAATGGAAAACGAAAATGGCGATCCCAAGGGGCAGGCTCTTGTTATTTGGCACAATGGTAACATTTTACTTGAAGAGTATAGATCCAACTTCGATGGACAACAATTGCATCCGTTGTTCAGCGGTTCAAAAAGTTTTGCCGGAATGCTGGCCGCGATCGGTGTTGAAAATGAGCTTTTCACCTTTGAAACCACTCTTGGCGAACTCATCCCCGATTGGGATCCCGACAGTGAACGCGGAAATATTACCATTCGTCAGCTTTTGAACCTCACATCCGGAATTGAAACCCCATCGGCCGGAACCGTCCAAACCGCCGAAGAGTGGCTGGGCGCCGATATGGAGTTCGAACGAGGTTCCACGTTTACCTATGGCCCCACCCCGTTTTATATCTTTTCATGGATTTTTATAGAAGTACTGGGAATTGATCCAATCGAATACCTCGATAAAAATGTTTTCACTCCATTGGGGCTTGTACGCGGCAATTGGAACAATATGGACTTTTTCTATCCCAATTTGGCTTACGGAGCTCGATATCCTGCACTTGACTGGCTCCAAATTGGAATCATGTTGATGAATGGCGGCACATTAAACGGCACCAAAATCATTTCCGAAGATCTCCTGAATGAACTATTAACACCAAGTGATGCCGAACCCGGCTATGGAATTACATTCTGGCTGAATACACCTGTTGGTCAACAGAAAAGATCGGTGAACAATATTCCTGAACACGCGAAAAACCAGAACACTGATAAGATGATATCGGATCTGATGCCGGATGATCTTTTTATGATGTCAGGTTTTTTAGGGCAGAAATTATATGTAATTCCCTCTCTGAATCTCGTGATCGTACGCTTTGGGTTAATCGGTGTCTTTACCGATGAGGAGTTCTTTTCGAGACTGATGGAGGGAGTGGATCAAACTTCTTTAGAATAA
- a CDS encoding alpha/beta fold hydrolase, whose product MIPGIRPEFDFVSGDQSKIFFEWNDSSYYETSLYSVDWNGNNLKDVDDEEVYEPVHSPDGSKIAYTKDDDIYVANVDGSNEELIVQSLEDESELNWSPDSQKLAFVMDGNVWVTNVNSPAIQQITKKENEAPNFSIYEWAGNDQLIVGQADYSDTRTLYFPEYVDKFVEPGEEQRGIPEVSIFVASFDTTALDTLVTGKHWSSVSTSHNGRYVGIDWADPPLKHRKIFVHDLQERSKTIVFEDSTDGWISERERDMQFAPEGDQLFFLSEQDGWNHIYTVHADGSNLTQHTSGDYYVPWASWVDEETILFASNEEDYGVRQIYSLDVDDNDVEQLTEETAYRYQFELTPDRSNLIYAKTFFNRPYDLYRLNLENPDEEIQLTNSVPDSFYDYDWQREEYVRFTGRDGETEISASLLYPQDYDESQEYPVVVFVHGAGSLQNVYQGWSQNYWREYMFNQLLNKHGYIVLEVDYRHSLGYGRDFREDVTNWMGKYETHDIVDGLDWAEEHTNGALDLDRVGIYGGSYGGFMALYALTAAPERFDAGAALRKVTNWRNYYYANPWYTLPRLGDPEEVPEHYDRSSPLTYADELEHPVLLLHGLEDDNVGFQDAMQYVQELIESGHQEFDLMVYPNEAHSFQDADSWYDEYRRIFEFFEEELKE is encoded by the coding sequence ATGATTCCGGGTATCCGGCCTGAATTCGATTTCGTTTCGGGAGATCAATCCAAAATCTTTTTTGAGTGGAATGATTCATCCTACTACGAAACCAGTTTATATTCAGTGGATTGGAACGGCAACAATCTTAAAGATGTGGACGATGAAGAAGTTTATGAGCCCGTCCATTCACCTGATGGATCAAAAATAGCCTATACAAAAGATGATGACATTTATGTTGCAAATGTGGATGGATCAAATGAAGAACTCATCGTACAATCGCTGGAGGATGAATCGGAATTAAACTGGTCACCCGACAGCCAGAAACTTGCGTTTGTTATGGACGGTAATGTGTGGGTTACAAATGTAAATTCACCGGCCATTCAGCAGATCACAAAGAAGGAAAACGAAGCCCCAAATTTTTCAATTTACGAGTGGGCCGGGAATGATCAGTTGATTGTTGGTCAGGCTGATTATTCAGATACCCGAACCCTTTATTTCCCCGAATATGTTGATAAATTTGTTGAACCGGGTGAAGAGCAGCGTGGAATCCCTGAGGTATCCATTTTCGTAGCTTCGTTTGATACAACGGCCCTTGACACACTCGTCACCGGCAAGCATTGGTCGTCCGTCAGTACATCTCACAACGGTCGATATGTAGGCATCGACTGGGCAGATCCGCCGCTGAAACATCGCAAGATTTTCGTTCACGATCTTCAGGAACGTTCAAAAACCATTGTATTTGAGGATTCAACCGACGGCTGGATTAGCGAACGGGAACGAGATATGCAATTTGCGCCGGAAGGCGATCAGCTTTTCTTTTTGTCTGAGCAGGATGGCTGGAATCACATCTACACGGTACATGCAGACGGATCAAACCTCACACAACATACCTCTGGTGATTATTATGTACCCTGGGCAAGCTGGGTTGATGAGGAAACGATCCTATTTGCGAGCAATGAAGAAGATTATGGCGTCCGCCAGATCTACAGCTTAGATGTTGATGACAACGATGTTGAACAACTGACCGAAGAAACCGCCTACCGCTATCAATTTGAACTCACGCCAGACCGATCTAACCTGATTTATGCCAAAACATTCTTCAACCGTCCGTACGATCTGTATCGGCTCAACCTGGAAAATCCTGATGAAGAGATCCAACTGACAAATTCAGTCCCCGACAGTTTTTATGATTACGACTGGCAGCGTGAGGAGTATGTTCGGTTTACGGGCCGTGATGGAGAGACAGAAATTTCGGCTTCACTTCTCTATCCCCAAGATTATGATGAGAGTCAGGAGTATCCGGTTGTTGTTTTTGTTCACGGTGCAGGATCGCTTCAAAATGTGTATCAAGGCTGGTCGCAGAACTATTGGCGCGAGTATATGTTCAACCAGTTGCTGAACAAGCATGGGTACATTGTACTGGAAGTGGATTATCGGCACAGCCTGGGGTATGGGCGCGATTTTCGCGAAGATGTAACCAACTGGATGGGCAAGTATGAAACGCACGATATCGTAGACGGGCTCGATTGGGCTGAGGAGCACACCAATGGAGCGTTAGATCTGGACAGAGTTGGAATTTATGGCGGCAGCTACGGCGGATTTATGGCGCTCTATGCTCTCACCGCTGCCCCCGAACGATTTGATGCCGGAGCCGCACTCCGTAAAGTAACCAATTGGAGAAATTACTACTATGCCAATCCCTGGTACACGCTTCCGCGACTGGGTGATCCCGAAGAGGTCCCTGAACACTACGACCGGAGCTCTCCCCTCACCTATGCCGATGAATTGGAACACCCGGTTCTGCTTCTCCACGGACTGGAAGATGACAACGTTGGATTCCAGGATGCCATGCAATATGTGCAGGAACTTATAGAATCCGGGCACCAGGAGTTCGACCTGATGGTCTACCCCAACGAAGCACACAGCTTCCAGGATGCCGATTCATGGTACGATGAGTATAGAAGAATTTTTGAGTTTTTTGAGGAGGAGTTGAAGGAGTGA
- a CDS encoding pyridoxal phosphate-dependent aminotransferase family protein: MDLFKKLENRPSPLGEFTSDGYGYYTFPKLEGPLGPKMKFNGKDVVVWSINDYLGIGANPDIHEVDHQAAKKHTFSVPMGARLMTGNSDQHEALEKELADFVHKPHALLLNYGYQGIMSVIHGLVDRNDFLIYDELSHACIVDGKQLAMSDKSVYKHNDIESLEKQLKRAASRAKENSSILVVTEGVFGMTGDLGKLKEIIALKEKYDFRLLVDDAHGLGTLGEDGSGTGTHLGVQDGVDIYFGTFAKSVALIGAFVATEPRVVEFLKANTRSQIFAKSLPLAIVESARKRIKLIRENPQWREKLWENTLRLRNGLRDIGYNVLPSESPVTPVLTEGSTELCTTIMRELREKHGVFVSGVAYPVVPRGMVLIRLIPMASHTDKHIDKTLNAFEAIKPIVFQNVSEKISA, encoded by the coding sequence ATGGATCTATTTAAAAAGCTGGAAAACCGTCCAAGTCCTTTAGGGGAATTCACATCAGACGGATACGGCTATTATACATTCCCCAAACTTGAAGGACCTTTGGGGCCCAAAATGAAATTTAATGGTAAAGATGTTGTCGTTTGGAGTATTAACGATTATTTAGGCATCGGTGCCAATCCAGACATTCACGAAGTCGATCATCAGGCAGCCAAAAAACACACGTTCAGTGTACCAATGGGAGCCCGGCTTATGACCGGCAACTCCGATCAACACGAAGCGCTGGAAAAAGAACTGGCTGATTTTGTTCATAAACCTCATGCCCTGTTACTTAACTACGGATACCAGGGAATTATGAGCGTAATACACGGACTGGTTGATCGCAATGATTTCTTGATTTATGATGAATTGAGCCATGCTTGTATTGTGGACGGGAAGCAGCTCGCTATGAGTGATAAATCCGTTTATAAACACAATGATATTGAAAGTCTCGAGAAACAACTGAAACGGGCAGCATCCAGGGCTAAGGAAAACTCTTCTATCCTGGTGGTTACCGAAGGAGTTTTTGGAATGACCGGCGATCTCGGGAAACTAAAAGAGATCATTGCTCTGAAAGAAAAATACGATTTCCGTCTGCTTGTGGATGATGCACACGGCCTTGGCACCCTCGGTGAAGATGGATCGGGTACCGGAACACATTTAGGTGTTCAGGATGGAGTTGATATCTACTTTGGTACTTTTGCAAAATCAGTTGCGTTAATCGGTGCTTTTGTAGCGACCGAACCGCGCGTTGTAGAATTTTTGAAAGCAAACACCCGGAGCCAGATTTTTGCCAAATCACTGCCGCTGGCTATTGTTGAATCGGCCCGAAAACGTATTAAGCTGATCAGAGAAAATCCCCAGTGGAGAGAAAAACTTTGGGAAAACACTCTGAGACTTCGAAATGGATTGAGAGATATTGGTTACAATGTATTACCGTCTGAGAGTCCCGTTACACCCGTTCTTACAGAAGGAAGTACCGAACTTTGTACCACAATTATGCGTGAACTTCGGGAAAAACACGGCGTATTTGTCAGTGGTGTTGCCTACCCGGTGGTTCCGCGCGGCATGGTTTTGATTCGGCTGATCCCGATGGCATCACACACAGATAAGCATATCGATAAAACGCTTAATGCGTTTGAAGCGATCAAACCAATTGTATTTCAGAACGTGAGCGAAAAAATTTCTGCCTGA
- a CDS encoding DsbA family protein has translation MKPTLIYTFDPLCGWCFGFHPIMKKLKERFEDELYVKVIPGGLATGENAQKISEGYDYILNALKRVEDTTGVQFGENFKLLAEEGSYFYNSEPSCRIQNVVNEIKPDESLKFAGTLHEAFFVDGKNMNEWDTFADLLTQHSVDLEKAKSLYESEEIKQKTTEQFEWCAKNEATAFPTLLLHIGDEIGVMSRGYRPFDILESHLHHLLNNIKKVQD, from the coding sequence ATGAAACCGACTCTGATTTATACTTTTGATCCACTTTGCGGATGGTGCTTTGGATTTCACCCCATCATGAAAAAATTGAAAGAGCGTTTTGAGGATGAATTATATGTGAAAGTGATACCGGGTGGTTTAGCAACGGGCGAAAATGCTCAAAAAATAAGCGAAGGCTACGATTATATCTTAAATGCACTGAAACGGGTTGAAGATACAACAGGCGTTCAGTTCGGTGAAAACTTTAAACTTCTGGCTGAAGAGGGGTCATATTTCTATAATTCTGAGCCTTCATGCAGAATTCAAAATGTAGTTAATGAAATAAAACCGGATGAGTCACTAAAATTCGCCGGCACTTTGCATGAAGCATTTTTTGTTGATGGAAAAAACATGAATGAATGGGATACATTTGCTGACCTGCTTACTCAACACTCTGTCGATTTGGAAAAAGCAAAATCTCTATACGAGTCGGAAGAAATCAAACAAAAAACAACCGAGCAGTTTGAATGGTGTGCTAAAAATGAAGCAACTGCCTTTCCAACGCTTCTTCTTCATATCGGTGATGAGATTGGCGTAATGTCCCGCGGTTATCGTCCATTTGATATTCTTGAATCTCATTTACATCACCTGTTGAACAACATTAAAAAAGTTCAGGATTAA
- a CDS encoding choice-of-anchor B family protein, with product MAKMFRYFVVLSVLSTLLIVSCQSNTSPEKPSYTPCTNGFSDGFPCNNVSLYAHVDTSQLSGELLSDIWGWIDPETGKEYAIVGLNNGVDIVDVTDPSDPEVIGFIPEPNTSTEKSITFQAHDDGDGLKENSAWRDMKVHKNTLYIVSEQASYGLQFFDLTLLREVENPPVEFSEYGRYTEFGNAHNIFVNENSEYLYVTGSTTGVLCAEQGGLHMIEISFPHQPKFAGCYVDENAGGFTTSGYIHDTQCVIYSGPDADYQGKEICFNSSEEVFLISDVTDKNDPATISMETYPGSSYIHQGWLSEDQRYFFMNDELDERYNHTNTRTYVWDLQDLDQPEMIGHYQHSTPGIDHNLYIKDDFMYQANYTAGLRVLDISDPTPANISEVAYFDTTPQNESVTFGGLWSVYPWLLGDKIIVSDINQGLFILKFQP from the coding sequence ATGGCTAAAATGTTTCGTTATTTCGTTGTTTTAAGCGTTTTATCAACACTCCTCATAGTAAGCTGCCAGTCGAATACTTCACCCGAAAAGCCCTCTTACACTCCTTGTACCAATGGATTTTCAGATGGTTTTCCCTGTAACAATGTAAGTCTTTATGCCCATGTTGATACCTCTCAACTCTCCGGGGAACTGTTAAGTGATATCTGGGGATGGATCGACCCGGAAACTGGTAAAGAGTACGCCATCGTTGGATTAAATAACGGCGTTGATATTGTAGATGTAACAGATCCATCAGATCCTGAGGTCATCGGATTTATTCCTGAGCCAAATACCTCCACTGAAAAGTCTATTACATTCCAGGCTCACGATGACGGTGACGGCCTGAAGGAAAACTCTGCCTGGCGTGATATGAAAGTACATAAGAATACACTCTATATTGTGAGTGAACAGGCCAGCTACGGACTTCAATTTTTTGATTTGACCCTGCTTCGGGAAGTTGAAAATCCACCGGTCGAATTTTCCGAATATGGCAGATATACTGAGTTTGGGAATGCTCATAATATTTTTGTCAACGAAAATAGTGAATATCTCTATGTTACCGGCAGCACTACAGGTGTACTATGTGCAGAGCAAGGTGGTTTGCATATGATTGAGATCTCCTTTCCCCATCAACCCAAATTTGCAGGATGTTATGTGGATGAAAACGCCGGCGGATTTACAACGAGCGGTTATATTCACGACACTCAGTGCGTTATCTATTCCGGTCCTGATGCAGATTATCAAGGCAAAGAGATATGTTTTAATTCCAGCGAGGAAGTTTTTTTGATATCTGATGTAACGGATAAAAATGATCCAGCCACAATTTCAATGGAGACCTATCCCGGCTCAAGTTATATTCACCAGGGCTGGCTGTCTGAAGATCAGCGATACTTTTTTATGAATGATGAGTTGGATGAACGATACAATCACACCAATACCCGAACCTATGTTTGGGACTTGCAGGATTTAGATCAACCTGAAATGATTGGACATTATCAGCACAGCACTCCCGGTATCGATCACAATCTCTACATTAAAGATGATTTTATGTACCAGGCAAATTATACTGCCGGCCTTAGAGTTCTGGATATATCTGATCCAACTCCCGCAAACATTTCTGAAGTAGCCTATTTTGATACAACACCCCAAAATGAGTCTGTTACTTTTGGCGGACTTTGGTCAGTATACCCGTGGCTTTTGGGCGACAAAATTATCGTAAGCGATATTAACCAGGGACTTTTCATTTTAAAATTTCAACCATGA
- a CDS encoding dienelactone hydrolase family protein, with protein MFRANSEKPFEGPHQNSNIVTHGISPGEADLAMIMIHGRGASAQSIITLSNEFDTGKIHYRAPQANQFTWYPYSFLQPTEQNEPGLSSGLQLIFDIISDLENEGIPKEKIVLLGFSQGACLSTEFVARHPAKYGGLIALSGGLIGKSVEKEKYKGDLAGTPYFVGCSDVDPHIPVERVDESVEVLKKLGAHITKKIYPGMGHTVNQDEIEQIKKILKS; from the coding sequence ATGTTCAGAGCAAATTCAGAAAAACCATTTGAAGGACCTCATCAAAATTCAAATATCGTAACTCATGGTATCTCGCCGGGTGAAGCCGACCTGGCCATGATTATGATTCATGGGCGTGGAGCATCTGCACAAAGCATTATCACTCTATCCAATGAGTTTGACACCGGAAAGATCCACTACCGGGCACCTCAAGCCAATCAATTTACATGGTATCCATATTCCTTTCTTCAACCCACTGAACAAAACGAACCGGGTTTGTCATCCGGCCTTCAGCTAATTTTTGATATCATTTCTGATTTGGAAAACGAAGGCATTCCTAAAGAAAAAATTGTTTTGCTTGGATTTTCTCAGGGAGCGTGTTTATCTACTGAATTTGTGGCACGCCATCCTGCAAAATATGGTGGCTTGATCGCCTTAAGCGGTGGGCTGATCGGTAAATCAGTTGAAAAAGAAAAATATAAGGGCGACTTGGCCGGTACTCCCTATTTCGTTGGGTGCTCAGATGTTGATCCGCATATTCCCGTTGAACGAGTGGATGAATCGGTGGAAGTACTAAAAAAACTGGGTGCTCATATAACCAAGAAAATCTATCCCGGAATGGGACATACGGTTAATCAAGACGAGATCGAACAGATCAAAAAAATTCTCAAATCTTAA
- a CDS encoding cation:proton antiporter family protein has product MDIIWVGVAFLFGFGVSKVKLPPLVGFLLAGLILSIAGYEAGDMLHEISHLGVLFLLFTVGLHIRLKNILRFDILGVSLIHLLFSTLIFTPVAIFFGLGIEAAVIIAVTLGFSSTVLTAKNLERRNELGAFYGRTAIGILIVQDLVAIALIAYMGGGIPSLWALSLLALPVLRPLLLNILSEIREDEIWMLLGLALALGGAALFDAFHLSGELGALATGMLIASDERADKIGKKMWGIKEAFLVGFFLEVGLTGFPETSGYYFLGILIVLLPLKSILFYLLFTRFRLRGRTSFLATVSLTSYSEFTLIAGAVAVSTGVFSSETLVILGLTTAVSYALNSPISIKEEKLWNLWHDFLMKFEQEGKHPEHETVSLGSAEFLIVGMGNAGRAAYDKLKTDGKPVVGMDIDPERIERNLADGRRVVYGDIQDSDLWLNLDLSNINSVMIAMGNETVKVNATKTLRAIGFDGLIYVLTMREEEAKIMQEAGASAVSIPIKEAGERLAEFSAEIANNKKASI; this is encoded by the coding sequence ATGGACATAATTTGGGTAGGCGTCGCTTTTTTATTCGGCTTTGGTGTATCGAAGGTTAAACTTCCCCCACTGGTTGGATTTCTCCTGGCCGGTTTAATATTGTCAATTGCAGGTTATGAGGCAGGCGATATGCTCCACGAGATTTCACATCTTGGAGTGCTTTTTTTGTTGTTTACCGTTGGTTTGCACATCCGACTCAAGAATATTCTTCGGTTTGATATTTTAGGAGTGAGCCTTATACATCTACTCTTCTCTACCCTTATTTTTACTCCTGTAGCCATTTTTTTTGGACTTGGAATTGAAGCGGCTGTCATTATTGCTGTTACTCTCGGTTTTTCAAGTACTGTATTAACAGCAAAAAATCTTGAACGAAGAAATGAACTTGGAGCATTTTACGGGAGAACTGCTATCGGGATTCTTATCGTTCAGGATCTTGTAGCCATTGCACTAATTGCCTATATGGGCGGAGGAATTCCATCTTTATGGGCACTATCCCTACTTGCGCTTCCGGTTCTCCGGCCACTATTGCTTAACATTCTAAGTGAGATTCGGGAGGATGAAATCTGGATGCTCCTCGGTCTTGCTCTTGCCCTGGGGGGAGCGGCGCTTTTTGATGCTTTTCATCTTTCAGGAGAGCTTGGGGCTCTTGCCACCGGAATGTTGATAGCTTCTGATGAAAGAGCCGATAAAATTGGCAAAAAGATGTGGGGAATAAAAGAGGCCTTTCTGGTTGGTTTTTTTCTTGAAGTGGGTCTTACGGGATTTCCTGAAACCAGCGGTTACTATTTCTTAGGAATTTTGATCGTTCTATTACCTCTAAAATCTATTCTTTTTTATTTATTATTTACACGGTTCAGGTTGCGTGGTCGAACCAGTTTTCTGGCTACTGTTTCACTAACCTCTTATAGTGAATTTACTCTTATTGCCGGGGCTGTTGCTGTATCCACCGGTGTTTTTTCATCTGAGACATTGGTTATTTTGGGTTTAACTACTGCTGTTTCCTATGCATTGAACTCGCCAATCAGCATAAAAGAAGAGAAACTTTGGAACTTATGGCACGATTTCCTGATGAAGTTTGAACAGGAAGGCAAGCACCCGGAACACGAAACAGTGTCTTTGGGATCAGCAGAATTTCTGATTGTTGGAATGGGTAATGCCGGGCGAGCTGCTTATGATAAATTGAAAACCGATGGAAAACCTGTTGTAGGTATGGATATTGACCCTGAAAGAATTGAGCGAAACCTTGCCGATGGCAGGCGTGTTGTTTATGGTGATATACAGGATAGTGATTTGTGGCTAAATCTGGACCTAAGCAACATAAATTCCGTTATGATTGCAATGGGAAACGAAACAGTAAAAGTTAATGCCACCAAAACTCTTCGGGCTATCGGTTTTGATGGTTTGATTTATGTATTAACCATGCGCGAAGAAGAGGCAAAAATTATGCAGGAAGCCGGGGCCAGTGCCGTTTCCATTCCCATTAAAGAAGCGGGGGAACGATTGGCTGAGTTCAGTGCTGAAATTGCAAACAACAAAAAAGCTTCAATATGA
- a CDS encoding diacylglycerol kinase family protein, which produces MQNQDTRICFIFNPAANRNRSLQHVDWLRQKASSFWKNYEIVIADKGESLIDLAQLKSKFFDVIVACGGDGTISQIVNGLAQTDTVLGVLPIGSGNDFVKSIGLNKPLPECLEIIHQQNISTIDLIRYEGDAEGWCANTIGMGIDGWANYYADQISWIKGRMQYYLGALKAILNFRGSHITIQSKEFSENGKFMMATICNGKWEGGNFFVAPNADMGDGKLDILTIKKVSVLFLIAYLLRFRWGPAPWMKGIKTFRTESIELSSSAPVAVHRDGEHLGTDIRHLKFTVAKKALRVITP; this is translated from the coding sequence ATGCAAAATCAAGACACTCGCATTTGCTTTATTTTCAATCCTGCGGCCAATCGAAACCGCTCCCTTCAGCATGTTGACTGGCTTCGACAGAAGGCGTCATCATTCTGGAAAAATTACGAGATCGTGATTGCTGACAAAGGGGAATCACTGATTGATCTTGCCCAATTAAAATCAAAATTTTTTGATGTAATTGTTGCTTGCGGCGGAGATGGAACTATCAGCCAAATCGTAAACGGACTTGCTCAAACCGATACCGTTTTAGGTGTGCTGCCAATTGGTTCAGGAAATGATTTTGTGAAATCAATCGGACTCAATAAACCCCTTCCCGAATGTCTTGAAATTATCCATCAACAAAATATCTCAACCATTGACTTAATACGATATGAAGGAGATGCCGAGGGGTGGTGTGCAAATACAATTGGCATGGGCATAGATGGATGGGCAAATTATTATGCAGATCAGATATCCTGGATTAAAGGGCGAATGCAATATTATTTGGGAGCTTTAAAGGCAATTTTGAATTTCCGGGGATCTCATATAACTATTCAATCAAAAGAGTTCTCAGAGAACGGTAAATTCATGATGGCAACGATCTGCAACGGAAAATGGGAAGGGGGAAACTTCTTTGTTGCCCCGAATGCTGATATGGGAGATGGAAAGCTGGATATATTAACAATAAAAAAGGTTTCCGTTCTGTTTCTTATTGCATATCTGTTGAGGTTTAGGTGGGGACCCGCACCCTGGATGAAAGGAATAAAAACGTTCAGGACTGAAAGTATTGAACTTTCGAGTTCGGCCCCGGTTGCCGTTCACAGGGATGGTGAACATCTTGGAACAGACATCCGTCATTTAAAATTTACCGTTGCAAAAAAAGCCTTACGGGTGATAACTCCATAG